The genomic interval TGACGCACTTTCCGACGAAGCGGTCGCCGGTTCAACGAGGGAAACCGTGTTAGAACGAAGGTCTAGAGACGCCGGCCTGATGCCATCAGGTCGGATACGACTCGAGCGCGGCGACCTCGTTGGCTTACGGCAGCTGAGTGGCCTGGCGCCGTAGAGCGTGTCATCGGCGCCCGGCACGTCGCGAGACGGCTTCGACTACAGCTCAAACCGCAGTGGCGATCCAGGTGTCAGGTGCTGCGTCACGCCCGCGACCGTGACGTTCATCCCGTCTCCGGCCATCAGCCTGGCCTCCAGCATAGGGCGGCTGACGCTGAGCCCGACGGATCGGCCTCTCCACCAGACCTTGAACGAAAGGGTATCCCACTGAGGCGGCAGCTTAGGATCGAGCTCCAGCGTGTCGCCCGCTAAGTTCAGGCCGGCGATGCCCAGGATCGCCGCCTGCCACAACCCGCCGAGCCCGGCGATCCGGACGCCGCCGGCGCTGTTTGGATCGAGGTCGAGGTCGAGAGACGCGGTCTCGCGCATGTATCGAAGAGCCGTATCCGAGGCACCCAGACGCGCGGCCACGCGGGCATGCATCGCGGCGCTCAAGGAGCTGCCATGGGCACAGCGCGGCTCGTAATGGCGGAAATTGATCTCCGCTCCCTGTCCGAGAAATTCCTGGGGCAACAAGGCGATCAGCGCGACGACGTCGGCTTGCTTGATCACTTGCGAGCTTTGCGTCTGCTCCCGGCCGATGACCACGTCGATCGGCAGCGCATGGTCGACATAGTCCGCGACGTTCAGCTGCTTGAGTCCGTAGAAGCCGGCGAACTGCTCGTACAGTCCGGTCGCGGGGTCGAGGCCGGTGACGATCCGCGCGACCGCGTCCCGCCAGTCATCGAGTTCCTGATCGTCGAGTGCGAGCTTGTCTCGAAGCGCCTCGGCACGGTCCGGCCAACCCTTGCGCAACAGGTCGAGCGCCTCCAGGGCGCAGCCGATGTTCCAGCGCGCCATCACGTTGGTGAAGGCGTTGTCGTCCACATCCTCATGGTACTCGTCCGGCCCGATCACGTGGCGGATGTGGCGCCGGCCATCCGCTTCGGCGACGGCTCGGGACGCCCAGAAACGCGCCGTCTCGAGGATGATTTCCGCCCCCGCATCGCGGAAGAAATCGTCGTCGCCGGTGGCACGCCAGTACTGCCACACCGCGTAGGCGACGTCGGCGCTGATGTGGTGCTCCATCTTGCCAGTCAGGATCTCGATCGGCTTCCCGTCAGGCCCCAACACCGAGTCCGGCGTCGTCTCATCGCCGGTGTCGGCCGATTCCCATGGATAGAGGGCGCCTCGCCAGCCGCCGAGCGTCGCCTTGGCCCGTGCTCCGGGCAGCGTATGGAACCGGTACATCAGCAGCGCGCGCGCCGCTTCAGGCCAGACCGCGGTGTAGAACGGCAGAAGATAGATCTCGGTGTCCCAGAAGACGTGGCCGAAATAGGCATCGCCGGTCAGCGCGCGCGCACCGATCGAGACCCGGTCGTCGCTCGGGTTCGCGGCGCTCGTCAGGTGGTACACGGCAAACCGCAGCGCGCGCTGCAGGTCATCGTCGCCGTCGATGACGATGCCGCTGTCGCTCCAGTGTGCATCCCAGGCGGCTTCATGAGCCTTGAGGATCGCGCGCCAGCCCACCGATGTGCTGCGCGCGAGCGCCGCCGCGGCGCGGGGCGCAGGATCCTCTTCCGATCGCTCGGCGCGAGCGACGGCGACGAGGCGGGCGAATTGCGCCACTTGGCCAGCCTTCGAGCGCCAACGCCAGATCCAACGTAGCGGAAATGGGCGCTCGGGGTCGGCGGAGGCGCCGTCAAGATGCAACGATGCAGCACCTGCCATCGCGACGACCTTACCGGTCCCCTCGGTGCGCCACGCGCCGAGGTCGTTTTCGAGACGCACCGGCTCCATACCGACGCCGGCTAGCCCGAAGCTCGCTTCGAGGCGGACGTCGATGTCGTCGCGGTCCAGCACGATCTGCTGAAGCTGTAGTCCCACCGATCGGTCCGCCAGCGACAGGAGGCGCAGCTCGTGGCCCTTCGCGGTCACCTGCGCCGGTGTCCGATGCGTCCATTCGGAGAGAAGCACGCCGCGCCGCATGTCGAGCCGCCGCATGCCATGAAGAATCTCGCCTTCGCGGGCCACCAGCGGCTCCCCATCGAGGATGAGCCGGATCCGCGACCAGTCGGCGACGGGCACGAGCGCCGGCACAGGCGGCTCGGTGTTAGGCATGTCGAACAGCCCGGCGACGTAGCAGCGCGGCCACGAGGCCCATCGGATGTAGCCGAGCCAGCTCACCCAGGTCGGCCCTCGGCCCGTCGAGCGCGCGGCACGCATGCCGAGGAAGCCGTTGCCGAGGGCAAAGCGGGATTCGACCGCGCTCTCCGTGAGCACACTGTAGCCTTCGTGCGTGAGAACCCAGCCGGGCTCCTGTGTCGGTCGAAGCACCTCAAGCATCTGCAACGTGCTCCTTGACGGTTCGGGCGCGCAGCGTGCCCGCGCCAAGGGCGGCGATCTCAACGTGGTCGAGGCTCGTCACGACGAGATCGGCGCCCGCTTCGCGCAGCAGGGCTTCGTCGCCGAGGCGGGCAATCCCGAGCGCGGTCATCCCGCCCGCCCGCGCCGCCGTGATGCCGGCAGGTGCGTCTTCGATGACGACGCAGTGCAACGGCGATGTGTTCAGAGCTTCAGCTGCGAGCAGGAACAGCGTGGGATCCGGCTTGCCCCTCGGCACGTCACGGCCACTCAGGTCGGCGTCGAACAGCGACAGGAGCGTGCGCCCATCCGGCAGCTTCAGCTGGGACAGCATGGCGGCGGCGTTTTTCGACGATGAAGCCAGTGCCAACCGTAGCCCGGCCGACTTCAGGGCAGAGGCGAAGCGAAGGGCGTCCGGAAACACCTCGAAGCTACCCGCCTCGATCAGTTGGTCGATCAGGGCCTGCTTCCTGTCCGCGTACTCTGCGGTCCGGGCCGCAGCCTCAGGTCCGCCAAGCCGCTCCAGAGCCTCCCGAGCGCCTTCGAGGCGCGGCTTGCCGGCGACGTTGGCTTGATAGAACGACGTGGTGAAGCCTGCCGGGTCGGCGAACCCGGTGAGCGCCTCGCGCCATGCGCGCTCGTGCGGCGAGTCCACCAGCACACCGTCAACGTCGAAGATCGCCGCAAGGAGAGCCGGTCTCAAAACACACGACGCCGGTCGAAGCGCCCCTCCTCACACATTGTCGCTCTCCGTCGAGCCGAGACCGCGCGTCGTCGCCATCGGACTCCAAGACCAGCCGGATACTTCCGGCATGTCGTCGCCGTGCCGATGAATGTACGCGCGATGGTCGATCAGCTTGTCCCGGATTGCCTGCTTGGCGTAGGCCGCCCGAGCGGCCAGGCCCGGCACGCGGTCGATGACATCGCTGACCAGATGGAACCGATCCATGTCGTTCATCACGCACATGTCGAACGGCGTGCTCGTCGTGCCTTCCTCTTTGTAGCCACGCACATGGACGTTGCTGTGTCCGTGACGTCGGTAAATCAGCCGGTGAATGAGCCACGGATACCCGTGAAAGGCGAAGACGACCGGCTTGTCCGTCGTGAACAGAGCATCAAAATCCTGATCTGACAGGCCGTGTGGATGCTCCGTGTCGGGCTGCAGCTTCATCAGGTTCACGACGTTGATGACGCGAACCTTGAGATCCGGCGCGTGGCAGCGGAGGAGGTCGACGGCCGCGAGCGTCTCAAGGGTCGGCACATCCCCGCAGCACGCCATCACGACGTCCGGCTCGCTGCCGCGGTCGTTGCTCGCCCATTCCCAGATCCCAAGCCCGGCCGTGCAGTGCTTGACCGCCTGATCCATCGTGAGCCACTGGGGTGCCGGCTGTTTACCCGCGACGACGACGTTGACGTAGTTGCGGCTTCGCAAGCAGTGGTCGGTTACAGAAAGCAGACAATTCGCATCCGGCGGCAAGTAGACACGAACGACCTCGGCTTTCTTGTTCACGACATGGTCGATGAAGCCTGGGTCCTGATGACTGAACCCGTTGTGATCCTGACGCCAGACGTGGCTGGAGAGAAGGTAGTTCAACGACCCAATGGGTCGCCGCCACGGAATATGGTTGCAGACCTTCAGCCACTTGGCGTGCTGATTGAACATCGAGTCGATGATGTGGATGAAGGCCTCGTAGCACGAGAAGAAGCCGTGCCGACCCGTCAGCAGATAGCCTTCGAGCCAGCCCTGACATTGATGCTCGCTCAGCATCTCCATCACGCGGCCGTCATGCGCGAGGTGGTCATCCCACGGATACGTCTTGGCCACCCAGGCGCGGTTGGTCACCTCGAGCGCGTCCTGCCAGCGATTTGAGTTATTCTCGTCCGGACTGAATAGCCTGAAGTTTCGCGCTTCGGCGTTCAGGTCCATGACGTCGCGGAGGAAGCGTCCCATCACGCGCGTGGACTCGGCGACGGCGGCACCGGGGGCGGTCACCGGTATTGCATAATCGTGAAAATCCGGGAGCCGCAGGTCGCGGAGCAGAGTGCCTCCATTGGTATGCGGATTGGCGCTCATGCGGCGGTCGCCCGTCGGGGCAAGCTCGGCAAGTTCGGAGCGAAGCCGGCCGCCTTCGTCGAAGAGCTCGGCGGGCCGATAAGATTGCATCCAGTCTTCGAGCATGCGCACATGGGCCGGATTGTCGTGCATCTCGCCCATGGGCACTTGGTGTGAGCGCCAGTAATCCTCTGTGCGCCGTCCATCGATTTCCTTCGGACATGTCCATCCTTTTGGCGTCCGAAGAACGATCATCGGCCAGAACGGCCGGCCCGTGAAACCCTTGTCGCGCGCGTCTGACTTGATCCGCCGAATGTCTCGCA from Methylobacterium sp. AMS5 carries:
- a CDS encoding glycosyl hydrolase family 65 protein is translated as MLEVLRPTQEPGWVLTHEGYSVLTESAVESRFALGNGFLGMRAARSTGRGPTWVSWLGYIRWASWPRCYVAGLFDMPNTEPPVPALVPVADWSRIRLILDGEPLVAREGEILHGMRRLDMRRGVLLSEWTHRTPAQVTAKGHELRLLSLADRSVGLQLQQIVLDRDDIDVRLEASFGLAGVGMEPVRLENDLGAWRTEGTGKVVAMAGAASLHLDGASADPERPFPLRWIWRWRSKAGQVAQFARLVAVARAERSEEDPAPRAAAALARSTSVGWRAILKAHEAAWDAHWSDSGIVIDGDDDLQRALRFAVYHLTSAANPSDDRVSIGARALTGDAYFGHVFWDTEIYLLPFYTAVWPEAARALLMYRFHTLPGARAKATLGGWRGALYPWESADTGDETTPDSVLGPDGKPIEILTGKMEHHISADVAYAVWQYWRATGDDDFFRDAGAEIILETARFWASRAVAEADGRRHIRHVIGPDEYHEDVDDNAFTNVMARWNIGCALEALDLLRKGWPDRAEALRDKLALDDQELDDWRDAVARIVTGLDPATGLYEQFAGFYGLKQLNVADYVDHALPIDVVIGREQTQSSQVIKQADVVALIALLPQEFLGQGAEINFRHYEPRCAHGSSLSAAMHARVAARLGASDTALRYMRETASLDLDLDPNSAGGVRIAGLGGLWQAAILGIAGLNLAGDTLELDPKLPPQWDTLSFKVWWRGRSVGLSVSRPMLEARLMAGDGMNVTVAGVTQHLTPGSPLRFEL
- a CDS encoding HAD-IA family hydrolase; this translates as MRPALLAAIFDVDGVLVDSPHERAWREALTGFADPAGFTTSFYQANVAGKPRLEGAREALERLGGPEAAARTAEYADRKQALIDQLIEAGSFEVFPDALRFASALKSAGLRLALASSSKNAAAMLSQLKLPDGRTLLSLFDADLSGRDVPRGKPDPTLFLLAAEALNTSPLHCVVIEDAPAGITAARAGGMTALGIARLGDEALLREAGADLVVTSLDHVEIAALGAGTLRARTVKEHVADA
- a CDS encoding phosphoketolase family protein, whose translation is MDAILKARRQPKRTARTSELTLIDAYWRAANYLSVGQIYLYDNPLLVERLTKEHIKPRLLGHWGTTPGLNFIYVHLNRLIKKHDLDVIYITGPGHGGPALIANAYLEGTYSEVYPNISADAEGMKRLFKQFSFPGGIPSHVAPETPGSMHEGGELGYSLSHAYGAAFDNPDLIVACVVGDGEAETGPLATSWHSNKFLNPVSDGTVLPILHLNGYKIANPTVLARISHAELEHLFRGYGYTPYFVEGHDPAEMHQRMASTMDAVLRDIRRIKSDARDKGFTGRPFWPMIVLRTPKGWTCPKEIDGRRTEDYWRSHQVPMGEMHDNPAHVRMLEDWMQSYRPAELFDEGGRLRSELAELAPTGDRRMSANPHTNGGTLLRDLRLPDFHDYAIPVTAPGAAVAESTRVMGRFLRDVMDLNAEARNFRLFSPDENNSNRWQDALEVTNRAWVAKTYPWDDHLAHDGRVMEMLSEHQCQGWLEGYLLTGRHGFFSCYEAFIHIIDSMFNQHAKWLKVCNHIPWRRPIGSLNYLLSSHVWRQDHNGFSHQDPGFIDHVVNKKAEVVRVYLPPDANCLLSVTDHCLRSRNYVNVVVAGKQPAPQWLTMDQAVKHCTAGLGIWEWASNDRGSEPDVVMACCGDVPTLETLAAVDLLRCHAPDLKVRVINVVNLMKLQPDTEHPHGLSDQDFDALFTTDKPVVFAFHGYPWLIHRLIYRRHGHSNVHVRGYKEEGTTSTPFDMCVMNDMDRFHLVSDVIDRVPGLAARAAYAKQAIRDKLIDHRAYIHRHGDDMPEVSGWSWSPMATTRGLGSTESDNV